The region GAaactcacccagtaaaatactacttgagtaaaagtctacaaatatttggttttaaatgtacttaagtatcaaagtaaatgcattgctaaaatgtacttaagtatcaaaagtaaaagtagaaataatttcaaattccttatattaagcaaaccatacAGTACaattcttgtgttttttttaaattatggatagccaggggcacactaacactcagacataatttataaacaaagcatttgtgtttagtgagtccaccaggtcagaggcagtagagatagccatggatgttctcttgaaaagtgtgtgaattggagtaaaatgttgttgttttttaattcttttgGAATGtcgtgaagtaaaagtaaaaattgtcaaaaatataaatagtagagtacagataccccaaaaaacgatttaagtagtactttaaatatttgtacttaagtacttAATACCACTGGCTGCTTCCATGGGGTTGGGAATTGACAAAAACAGAGAGCAAAAAACAATGTATTCTCTACATTATCAGCTAAGTGCAAGGAAGAAATGAAAACCGTCAGACACCGTGTGTCGTGACAACAGTTGTTTAGTTTGACACACAGTAGGCTACAGCAGGCTATGTGCTCTAAGAAGGAGTGGTTCTGAACCAGAATGTTCTCTCGTCCCCAGAGTGATGCAGGAGCAGCTGGATGAGGTGTTGTCATCAGAAGTMCCGGTAGTGGTCTCCACAGAAACCCAGGAATTGGAGAGTGAGCAGGAGCAGAAGATGGTGTTACAGCTGGCTGTGATGATACGTACCATCGGAGACGCCTTCAAGGAGAACAGGGAGCTGGACGAGTCAGTTGATATTAGAGCCATTGCTTTGTGTTTTACAGTACCTGTTCAATTTCTCAAACTGTTATTATGTGAATTCACATTGATGAATTTGATGCATAGACTACCCAGCAAATCGGGAACATTCTCTGAACATTATACATTAAGTTTAAGTTAAGGTTTAATCTAACATTAGCATTTATTTTTCTTCGGAAAATGATTTAAATGAAGTGTCCTTGGAATGTTCTAACATTCATTAAAATGTTATGCACAACGTTTGTAATAACCAcaacagaacattccccaaatgttctcattaggtttccagttaatgtaataataaaaaacagactAAATGTGTTCWgggaacattcttgcaacatcaggcgaatgttttatacaaacattgtttAATTATCAGCACAACTGAACATTTTTTGTGtaatgagaacatttgccgcaacctaacgaatgttctgggaactttctcagaatcaattttggtttgctgggtagcTAAACAAATATGAATATAGAGTATGCTTGTCTATCTGTGTGTTAGTTTACAATGGTCTAAGTCAGTAGTCTAATTCCTTCCCTACCTCCCTCAACCCGCCTGTCCAAACAACAGTGTGATAGATGGAATGGTGGGGCAAATGACCAGCAAGCCCAGCTACTGGAAGTTGGTAGAAAAGGTATTTGAGGACGGTCAAATCACCTGGGAGAGAATTGCTGTGCTGTTCTACGTAGCAGGGAGGATAGCTGTCAAGGTATGTTATACAGTGTTCTTGTtactttgttattattattggatGTACAGTACaatcactgtgtgtgtattaAATCACTCTTTTCATCTCTGCTAGGTGGTGATTGCTAACCTCCCYGAGTTAGTGAAGGACATTCTGAAGTGGACTCTGGAGTACTTCAGAAGCAAATTACTGGACTGGATCCAGAAACATGGAGGATGGGTAAGATATGGATCCCATCAGAGGCTGTCCCCGAAGTGTTTCCCCTTTTGTATTAAAGTAAACAGAATGGGCAATATTCTACATTAATATAAACTTGGTCTTGGTTGTTGTGTATGATGTGGTATTAACTATTGTTAAAGAAAACTGAACTGGGATTGTCATtgatttctctctcactttctgccCTTcctttctccattttctttctcccccctttctctctcctcatcattcTTTGTTCACCCTCTTTAACTCTCTTTTCCCAGATGAACAGTTTCGCTGAGCTGGCACGTGTACAGGTGGAGAGGATATCCTCTATGAGCGCCCGGTCCTCAGGACTCATCCTGGTCTTCCTCGGAGGTGTCATAATGGGTAGTGTTATCACCTGGAAACTGGTCAGGaggacctgacacacacacacatacacagtcccaCTCCGGTTCAAACGCAATTGTTTGACATGACATGCAAACGTGtgggcgtgcacacacacacacacacacacaaatacatttgttTACCTAGTCTATGTATTATTAGTTACCTACCTTCTGGTTTGCTCTGGATAAATAAGatgaccagatgctgctggaagtggtgttggagagccagtaggaggcactctttcctctggtctaaaaaaaatatgtcCCAGTCCAaagattggggacattgccctctgtcgggtgccgtcttttggatgggacgttaaaacgggtgtcctgactctctgtggttaaTAAAGAtcacatggcacttatcgtaagagatggggtgttaaccccggtgtcctggctaaatccatctggccctcataccatcatggccacctaatcatccccagcttctaaTTGGCTCATTAATCCctcttccctgtaactattccccagatcgttgctgtaaatgagaatgtgttctcagtcaatttacctcaacttaaatcaaatgaaactcagtgccttcagaaagtattcacacccctcgactttttctacattatgttgttacaaagtgggattaaaatggattgaatactttttttgtcaacgttctacacaaaatactgtatTACATCTCTGCACTTAGAAAAAAAGagccatctgcactgctattttagtttTCAGTTAATCTGATTgaatattctctcatcattgatttcatCTACTTATCTCAGCAATTtcagggttttctgtatagttatCTAATGTTGGTGtggcatattattctgttttaatgttactcttGAATCACAAAAAATCTTAAACACTACTGTTgctcacagagtgagtccatgcaatttattatgacttgttaagcaYatttttactcctgaacttatttaggcgtgccataacaaaaggattgaatacttattgactcaagacatttttYATTMATTTGTTTAARAAAatcatctaaaaacataattctactttgacacaaaatctcaatgtaatccattttaaattcaggctgtaacacaaagggatgtgaatacattctgagggcactgtatatattgACCTACAGTAATGAAACCAAAGTGTTGGGGCAGAGCTCAGTACATTTTGTGTCACTACCCTTGCGGGAAAAAACATGAATTTCACGTGTTTAACATGTGATCTTATGGGAAGTTAATGTGTCAACAtgtaaaagcaacatgtgataataTGAAATTGCACATTTGCAAAATttcaacatgtgataccatgaaaCTACACCTCACAACATTTGaacgtttttcacatgtgaaagtcAAAATCTGAtattcacatgtgaggtgaaaacatgttattctcacatgtgaaaggtggtgttaacatgtgaaatCTGTATTGAATACATGTGAACaaatggtttcacatgtgaacaacTGACCTCGCATGTGTCTCTTTTGTTTTCAAAGATGAAAATTTCAGCTCAACATGTGAACAGGTATATACAatttcaaatgtgaaaatgtgattttcacatgtggaactgcaaataaaataaaactgtatATCATCAaatgaagtgttccaaaaccacatggttTCAAATGatttcaagtgaagggaaatgtgaaatgttttctCGTAAGGGTATATCATCATGTTTGTTGGTATCCTGCTAGACTATGGTATCTGTGCCTGAAATGAGAAACCGGTGTAAGCCTAACAGACAGCCAATCATgttatgtgattttttttttacagaaaggtCATATTATTTTTCAATACAATATTTTACAGAAATAACACATGAATACCGATTTGATATTTTTTACgtttatgaaaatgtatgaaacaTGTATTTTGAATAAAAAACATTTGGGATGTTTGACTTGAATGTATTAAATGTGCCATTTTATTaggataaacaaaataaatatgagTTGACGATGTTTGTGCTGCAATAATCATGTTTTAAMTATGACCCCTAAAAGTCCTCAACATGAGCATCAGTCAGTAAGCTCCATAATATCAGTCATGATAGGAATTGTTAGCTAGATGTACAAAAAATGCACAGGACACAAATAGAACATTTTGGCATAAGCTTTTAATATTTTTATAGAGTTTTTGATGTTTTCTCTTTGAATTGGATTTGCTTGTTTTTCCAGTTAATTTTGTGGGTYTTTTCATTTTATTATTCTTGTTTTATTTTCCTATCTGCAATGGAGAAGAGTTTTTCAGTTTAATTAGCATTCACTTTCAAACTTTCATACTTTtaataatagaactgtgtttaAGTCTCTTTTTTCACAAACTTGTTTGTTAAATTATTACTGTTTATTAATCTTTTTTCTTTACACGTTTCAAAAATATAAAAGGTAAATTATAAACATtccattgaaatatattttatacagttCTTGATTCTTTTTTTTCCTGTGTTATGACATTAAAATTGTATCCAGTATCAGTCTTTATAGCATAAACCCCATTCAGTGTTATTGTAGTAACCTTCTCTTCTTCcgtctctgtcttccctctctttctcccctgataGGAAAGTGGCACGGCTGCACCCAGTGCCTTATTCCCTTAGCGGCGATGTAGTCACAACAGTTGGCAGGACCAATAGAAACATTAGCTGCATTGGCGCTAGTAGTGCAATGTTCTTTCAAATGTAAAAATCATAACACAAATcagcaacaaaaacacaaatcaGACAAAAGAGTAATAAACAAGTCACCAAATGATAAGAAAATAAAAAGCACCAAATAAGGAAAAATAACAGATAAAAATTAAGTAAAGCAATGATATTGACATATCTGTATCTAGAGGGGTAGATTAATAGATACATAATCTACTGTTATAGACAGAAGAAGTGACTGTCAAAATTATATGTAGAKATGTACAGATGCAAAAGACAGATGGACATGTAAAAATATAACAGAATGGACAGATTGGCGCTATGTTACTAGCACTGCTGAGATATCCCGGACTGTTGTATGTATCAGGAAAGATATCGGACTCATGAAACTGAGCCTATTTCACCTCCCAAGTGCAATACACATAGAAAGATAGCCAGTGTATTTCTACCAATTCAGTAAAGCCACACTGCAGTGAAccaaaaatataacaaaaaaattTACATAATAAAAAGTTatatag is a window of Salvelinus sp. IW2-2015 linkage group LG13, ASM291031v2, whole genome shotgun sequence DNA encoding:
- the LOC111971873 gene encoding apoptosis regulator BAX-like, whose translation is MACVETSDDRVGEVLLKRVMQEQLDEVLSSEVPVVVSTETQELESEQEQKMVLQLAVMIRTIGDAFKENRELDDVIDGMVGQMTSKPSYWKLVEKVFEDGQITWERIAVLFYVAGRIAVKVVIANLPELVKDILKWTLEYFRSKLLDWIQKHGGWMNSFAELARVQVERISSMSARSSGLILVFLGGVIMGSVITWKLVRRT